Proteins encoded in a region of the Paenibacillus sp. W2I17 genome:
- the gerD gene encoding spore germination lipoprotein GerD — MKRPLWQLCCVVLGLSVMLVGCGSDQSSSPPQGSYKEMKTMVVDILKSDEGKKAVEEALTGQSSSSGEGGGSEEGGGGSGGGSGTIGMKMLMPVQSSEQIRIAVKDTITAPEYKKEFEKIMTDPQFAGEFAKVINAQSKQLHMQLIKDPTYQKSVEDIMKSPEVSKMFMDMTKTPDYRKQTMTVMQEVMQNPLFRMEVLTLLKKVVQDELQPKVESGGKQGEEQGGQQEGQGEGGSDGGDGGSGDSGGGGGS; from the coding sequence ATGAAACGGCCTTTGTGGCAGCTATGCTGTGTCGTACTGGGGCTATCCGTCATGCTTGTCGGCTGCGGTTCAGATCAGAGTTCTTCGCCTCCTCAGGGCAGTTATAAAGAGATGAAAACAATGGTTGTAGATATTTTGAAAAGTGACGAAGGCAAGAAAGCGGTAGAGGAAGCTCTTACCGGTCAAAGCTCATCCAGCGGTGAAGGCGGCGGTTCAGAAGAAGGTGGCGGCGGATCGGGTGGTGGTTCGGGAACCATTGGTATGAAAATGTTAATGCCTGTGCAATCTTCGGAACAAATACGTATTGCAGTAAAAGATACCATCACAGCTCCCGAATATAAGAAGGAGTTCGAAAAGATCATGACCGATCCGCAGTTTGCGGGTGAATTTGCCAAAGTGATCAACGCACAAAGTAAACAACTTCATATGCAATTGATTAAAGATCCCACATATCAAAAGTCTGTTGAAGACATCATGAAGTCACCTGAGGTATCCAAGATGTTCATGGATATGACGAAGACTCCGGATTATCGTAAACAGACGATGACTGTCATGCAGGAAGTGATGCAAAACCCGTTGTTCCGCATGGAAGTACTCACTTTGCTCAAGAAGGTAGTACAGGACGAATTGCAACCCAAAGTGGAAAGTGGCGGAAAACAGGGGGAAGAGCAAGGCGGACAGCAAGAGGGTCAGGGCGAAGGTGGTAGTGATGGCGGAGATGGTGGAAGTGGAGATTCTGGCGGCGGTGGAGGTTCATAA
- a CDS encoding KinB-signaling pathway activation protein, translating into MNLRRWFFLFWTALLIGAAGALGTGLIMMLVNGEKTNGLNDFLLYLLILFGSGVMISVYSQMGFFAYLILNYMGKGVFPKRGWQIVQIVLTVLALLDVMFLRLFVGGDRERISDIVLGIIILAAAIVTAYVKVKLTHISALVPTLFFMIAVTIVETIGVLRIDVNAATIFIVVPLLLCNAYQMLILHRLVDVSTNRSVSGKAEQLKESRA; encoded by the coding sequence TTGAATTTACGTAGATGGTTTTTCCTGTTTTGGACAGCCTTGCTTATTGGGGCCGCGGGAGCATTGGGTACAGGATTGATTATGATGCTGGTGAACGGGGAGAAAACAAATGGGTTGAATGATTTTCTTCTGTATCTTTTGATACTATTCGGATCAGGGGTTATGATCAGCGTGTATTCACAAATGGGTTTCTTTGCATATCTGATATTGAATTATATGGGTAAAGGTGTATTTCCAAAGCGCGGTTGGCAGATCGTGCAGATTGTACTAACGGTGTTAGCCCTGCTTGACGTGATGTTTTTACGTCTGTTTGTTGGGGGAGACCGGGAGCGCATATCGGATATTGTGTTAGGTATCATTATTTTGGCAGCTGCAATTGTTACCGCTTACGTTAAAGTAAAGCTGACTCATATCTCCGCGCTCGTACCTACACTCTTTTTCATGATTGCCGTCACCATAGTGGAGACGATCGGCGTATTACGTATTGATGTGAATGCTGCAACCATATTTATTGTGGTTCCCTTGCTCCTATGTAATGCATACCAAATGCTGATATTGCACAGGCTGGTGGATGTATCTACGAATCGGAGTGTAAGTGGAAAGGCAGAACAGTTGAAAGAAAGCCGAGCATAG
- the pdaB gene encoding polysaccharide deacetylase family sporulation protein PdaB: protein MNSFYVFSGKKIKRYLIVLVAAIFAIGIIYLESGNVSVFSEEAPSAVYSVPTEKKVIALTFDISWGDKRTEPILKVLQENKVQKATFFLSSPWSKTHPEIVTAIKEAGYEIGSHGHRHENYSSLTEEEIRKEISTAHSILTDLTGKEPKLLRLPNGDFDKRVLQVANSLNYQVVQWDTDSLDWKNPGVQTIVDRVVSKAHPGDIVLLHASDSSKQTHEALPVIIDKLKNQGYEFVTVSELLNHSSVEGKEVRDQASGQ from the coding sequence ATGAACTCGTTCTATGTATTTAGCGGCAAAAAGATTAAACGGTACCTGATTGTCCTCGTTGCTGCCATCTTTGCGATCGGTATTATTTATCTGGAGAGTGGGAACGTCTCCGTATTCTCGGAGGAAGCACCATCAGCCGTCTACAGCGTTCCAACCGAGAAGAAGGTAATCGCACTTACCTTTGACATTAGCTGGGGAGATAAACGGACAGAGCCGATTCTGAAAGTTCTTCAGGAGAATAAAGTGCAGAAGGCAACCTTTTTCCTTTCCTCCCCCTGGAGCAAGACACACCCTGAAATTGTTACTGCCATCAAAGAGGCAGGATATGAAATTGGCAGCCATGGTCACAGACATGAAAACTACAGCAGCCTGACCGAAGAAGAAATACGCAAAGAAATTTCGACAGCTCATAGCATTTTAACCGATTTAACGGGAAAAGAACCGAAATTACTGCGTCTGCCCAACGGGGACTTTGACAAGCGTGTGCTTCAGGTAGCCAATAGTCTGAATTATCAGGTTGTGCAGTGGGATACCGACTCTTTGGATTGGAAAAACCCTGGTGTACAGACCATAGTTGATCGCGTAGTAAGCAAAGCACATCCAGGGGACATCGTACTGCTGCATGCAAGCGATTCTTCTAAACAAACACATGAAGCACTCCCTGTCATTATCGACAAATTAAAAAATCAGGGCTATGAATTCGTAACCGTGTCTGAGTTGCTTAACCATTCCAGTGTAGAAGGTAAGGAAGTTCGTGATCAAGCCAGCGGTCAATAA
- a CDS encoding stage II sporulation protein M: protein MLKFSTFLRDLSSIRSALIWSVVLFAVGIGAGWVSTGPLEELLLNQIGGLREVSERLEQGGNVQWNFFLFIFFNNAIKSVLVIYAGIFFGILPLIFLLINGMVLGFVVHTTMNYGASFYDIVVKGLLPHGIIEIPVIIIACAFGLKFGGLVIKSLAQLGSDKRNTMGTRWRVFMNRTLTASFWVVILLLVAAIIESTLTYTLVRG, encoded by the coding sequence ATGTTAAAATTCAGTACATTTCTTAGAGATCTTAGTTCCATTCGCAGTGCATTAATCTGGTCCGTAGTTTTGTTTGCTGTTGGTATAGGGGCAGGATGGGTGAGTACAGGGCCACTGGAAGAACTATTGTTGAACCAAATCGGAGGACTACGTGAAGTCAGTGAACGGCTGGAGCAGGGGGGCAATGTGCAATGGAACTTCTTCCTGTTTATCTTTTTCAATAATGCCATCAAAAGTGTACTTGTCATCTATGCTGGTATATTCTTCGGAATTCTGCCTCTCATCTTCCTGCTGATCAATGGGATGGTCCTTGGATTTGTGGTGCACACCACGATGAATTATGGAGCAAGCTTCTATGATATTGTGGTTAAAGGTTTACTTCCGCATGGCATTATTGAGATTCCTGTCATTATTATTGCTTGCGCCTTCGGACTGAAGTTTGGTGGTCTGGTTATCAAAAGCCTTGCGCAACTTGGAAGTGACAAGCGAAATACGATGGGTACCCGGTGGAGAGTATTCATGAATAGGACATTAACGGCATCCTTCTGGGTTGTCATCTTGCTTCTTGTTGCAGCAATCATCGAAAGCACACTTACGTATACTCTGGTGAGAGGATAA